The Ranitomeya imitator isolate aRanImi1 chromosome 8, aRanImi1.pri, whole genome shotgun sequence genome window below encodes:
- the ZNF644 gene encoding zinc finger protein 644 isoform X2 has protein sequence MEESQISAESTDANERLKEDVNFNKVEDDLVFHNIQESPSSFQKSSSLPVPEELSRDRSEKALNNVQGSFLTHDGAATVSSENRILPKGTINGPVSHSSNQTSNLNADSISLSTEEPVEPQTSLCSTLKVVYDLQQPAKNTLQMSSQQVLFLLPDVAHAKKETHSIHKPPTSSSVGCKTSNGNSFRLDSTLVGLGDDACNDSDLLPKNELYNRTQDCSGGDGGGNTVAGIEENLSTERDSVNNEKSEEPEKNCVVKVEKKRKRKMDGSKITRCYSEDAYNDVNYISKKSKLLNLDMMEQSDEEHVIAPHKYELMKIKSESSMDESSIDHLPKEAIEAINHYMYSPVCDYSDEPSPVHVDPFFPGDVQSGDSQSPPTCASDQEPSFYPCTKCNVNFREKKHLHRHMMYHLDSNNHFRHLNVPRPYACKECGRTFRDRNSLLKHMIIHQERRQKLMEEIRELKELQDEGRSARLQCPQCVFGTNCPKTFVQHAKTHEKDKRYYCCEECNFMAVSENELECHRGIAHGAVVKCSVLNAEVPKRKYQKKTSKNSYYLSSKKPTTYICKMCPFTTYARNILKKHIQYAHSPSMDQFNGPVVIKQERFSDNEIVDSDTEAKEFVRQPHSFPKNSVLKQDMKRPYGSLGQSNTFTRLYRKQKIQKARKSAAQSFDCGPAISPNKSLLFSSNDQKHKYFLMKQKPTKMNHSYRYSQKWDGYKTLKKSNNLYPLNLKKEDDDSANSLDLVSKSPSFQDECLIMDPHNRHPGRLVGFKDRVAVKRVRKSDLERQVTEEDMDNYPDFLQKMTYVVLKKLDSSGKADYESWENSELCEYSTESQDDTYNSPPKKAVYPIFKDKSKANQLSEENLHFNDDDGFYFEYYDDLDGDDYLHDMSGIDAEDADSVLPRNSSIFHWSDLTLEKKSCPYCPATFETGVGLSNHVRGHLHRAGLTYEARHVVSAEQIATSDKMQHFKRTGTPTKRVRKVVEKSESPSEHTCALCGGWFDTKIGLSNHVRGHLKRLGKNKWDAHKSPICVLNEMLQNEEKYEQLLKVLNNRRTVHRSYTHHKSSSNNCSRSNAVHHEAHRNGLKHETLSGQMEEGLHLSECDEAGGHDEKDKPLSLIELLKLKKSGEERNEESFQKVNQTARKRFIQKCLHPLNEDCSLMCSSHRGVDFALQSGLSAKHKTCANCNTTFSSGVSLSNHMRAYSRKKSAGLLTGTGMPLQNCKQRKSRSRSGSKKKVLPLPHSAEEVYILRCRFCGLIFRGPLSVQEDWIKHLQRHIVNANLPRTGAGMVEVEPILKSPSITETNFSLIMTEAAS, from the exons ATGGAGGAGTCCCAGATAAGTGCTGAGAGTACTGATGCAAATGAACGCCTCAAAGAGGATGTCAATTTCAACAAAGTTGAAGATGACCTAGTATTTCATAATATACAAGAAAGTCCATCCTCTTTCCAGAAAAGTAGTTCATTGCCTGTGCCTGAAGAATTATCGAGAGACCGGTCTGAAAAAGCCTTAAACAATGTCCAGGGTTCGTTCTTAACACACGATGGTGCTGCCACTGTTTCTAGTGAAAATCGTATCTTACCTAAAGGAACTATTAATGGACCAGTTTCCCACTCCTCAAATCAGACTTCCAACCTGAATGCAGACAGTATTTCTTTATCCACAGAGGAACCTGTGGAACCGCAAACCAGTTTGTGTTCAACATTGAAGGTGGTTTATGATCTTCAGCAACCTGCAAAGAACACTTTACAGATGTCAAGTCAGCAAGTTTTATTCTTGCTACCTGATGTAGCACATGCCAAGAAAGAAACTCATTCCATACATAAACCTCCTACCTCCTCTTCTGTTGGGTGTAAAACATCTAATGGGAATAGTTTCAGATTGGATAGCACTTTAGTAGGGTTGGGAGATGATGCTTGTAATGACAGTGACCTGTTGCCCAAGAATGAGTTATATAATCGGACCCAAGATTGttctggtggtgatggtggtggtaatACTGTAGCAGGAATAGAAGAAAATTTGAGCACTGAGAGAGACTCAGTAAATAATGAAAAATCCGAAGAGCCCGAAAAGAACTGTGTTGTAAAAGTAGAGAAAAAGCGCAAACGGAAAATGGATGGTAGTAAGATAACTCGATGCTATTCGGAAGATGCTTATAATGATGTGAATTATATTTCCAAGAAATCTAAGCTATTAAATTTAGATATGATGGAGCAGAGTGATGAAGAGCACGTGATAGCGCCACACAAGTATGAACTGATGAAGATCAAGTCCGAATCTTCTATGGATGAATCTTCTATTGATCATCTTCCAAAAGAAGCTATAGAAGCGATCAATCATTATATGTATAGTCCAGTTTGTGACTATTCTGATGAGCCGTCTCCCGTTCACGTCGACCCATTCTTTCCTGGTGATGTGCAAAGTGGTGATTCTCAGTCACCGCCAACATGCGCTAGCGATCAAGAGCCATCGTTCTATCCCTGCACAAAGTGCAATGTGAATTTTAGGGAGAAGAAACACCTTCATAGGCATATGATGTATCATTTGGATAGTAATAATCACTTTCGCCACCTTAATGTTCCAAGGCCATATGCTTGTAAGGAGTGTGGTCGAACATTTAGAGATCGAAATTCACTTCTTAAACATATGATTATTCACCAGGAACGCCGCCAGAAACTGATGGAGGAGATCCGCGAATTGAAAGAGCTCCAAGATGAAGGTCGAAGCGCACGGTTACAATGTCCACAATGCGTGTTCGGAACCAACTGTCCAAAGACTTTTGTTCAGCATGCCAAAACCCACGAGAAAGACAAAAGATACTACTGTTGTGAAGAGTGCAACTTCATGGCCGTTTCTGAAAACGAATTGGAGTGTCATAGAGGTATTGCTCATGGGGCCGTGGTCAAATGTTCTGTTCTGAATGCAGAGGTCCCCAAAAGAAAATATCAGAAAAAAACATCGAAAAACTCTTATTACCTTTCGTCCAAAAAGCCTACAACCTACATTTGTAAGATGTGTCCATTTACCACGTATGCCCGTAACATTTTAAAGAAACACATTCAATATGCACATTCGCCATCTATGGACCAGTTTAATGGTCCTGTTGTTATTAAACAAGAACGTTTCTCAGATAATGAGATTGTAGATAGCGATACTGAGGCTAAGGAGTTTGTCAGACAGCCCCATTCTTTTCCAAAGAATTCTGTTTTGAAGCAGGATATGAAAAGACCATATGGCTCTCTTGGCCAGAGCAACACTTTTACCAGACTGTACAGAAAACAGAAAATACAAAAAGCTAGGAAAAGTGCTGCACAATCTTTTGACTGTGGTCCTGCAATTTCTCCAAATAAATCTTTGCTTTTCAGCAGTAATGACCAAAAACATAAGTATTTTCTGATGAAGCAAAAGCCTACAAAGATGAACCATTCTTACAGATACAGTCAGAAATGGGATGGCTATAAAACTTTAAAGAAATCCAACAATTTATACCCACTGAACTTAAAAAAGGAAGACGATGATTCTGCTAATTCTTTAGACTTGGTTTCTAAATCACCCAGCTTTCAAGATGAATGCTTGATCATGGATCCTCATAACCGCCATCCAGGTAGACTTGTTGGCTTCAAAGACCGGGTGGCGGTCAAAAGGGTACGCAAATCTGATCTTGAAAGGCAAGTCACTGAAGAAGATATGGATAATTACCCTGATTTCCTCCAGAAAATGACCTACGTTGTGCTGAAAAAACTCGACTCGTCTGGAAAAGCTGATTATGAATCATGGGAGAATAGCGAGCTTTGTGAGTATAGCACCGAGTCACAGGACGATACATACAACAGTCCACCAAAAAAGGCAGTTTACCCAATTTTTAAAGATAAATCTAAAGCTAATCAACTCAGTGAAGAAAATTTGCATTTTAATGATGATGATGGATTTTATTTTGAGTATTATGATGATCTGGATGGGGATGATTACTTACATGACATGTCTGGTATTGATGCAGAAGATGCAGACTCTGTATTGCCAAGAAATAGTTCTATATTCCACTGGAGTGACTTGACTCTCGAAAAGAAGTCATGTCCATATTGTCCTGCAACTTTTGAAACTGGGGTCGGGTTATCAAATCATGTTCGTGGACACTTGCATAGAGCTGGATTAACATACGAAGCTCGCCATGTGGTGTCAGCAGAACAGATAGCAACAAGTGATAAAATGCAGCACTTCAAGAGGACCGGAACACCAACGAAGCGCGTGAGAAAAG ttGTAGAGAAGTCCGAGAGTCCTTCTGAGCACACTTGTGCACTCTGTGGAGGATGGTTTGATACAAAAATTGGATTGTCAAATCATGTTCGAGGTCACCTGAAAAGACTAGGCAAAAATAAATGGGATGCACACAAATCACCCATCTGTGTCCTGAATGAAATGCTGCAAAATGAAGAAAAGTATGAGCAACTCCTGAAAGTTCTCAATAATAGGCGCACTGTTCACAGGTCTTATACCCATCACAAATCTTCCAGTAATAACTGTTCAAGGTCCAATGCTGTACATCATGAAGCACACCGTAATGGCCTCAAACATGAGACTTTGTCTGGGCAGATGGAGGAAGGTCTCCACCTAAGTGAATGTGATGAAGCCGGTGGCCATGATGAGAAGGATAAACCTCTTTCCTTAATCGAACTACTTAAATTGAAAAAGTCAGGTGAGGAGAGGAATGAGGAATCTTTTCAAAAAGTCAATCAAACCGCAAGGAAGAGGTTCATCCAAAAATGCCTTCATCCACTTAATGAAGACTGTTCTTTAATGTGCAGTTCCCACAGAGGCGTGGACTTTGCTTTACAGTCAG GATTGTCCGCAAAGCACAAGACATGTGCAAATTGCAATACGACCTTTTCAAGCGGAGTTAGCCTGTCtaaccatatgagggcttattcacGGAAGAAGAGTGCTGGACTGTTGACAGGAACAGGTATGCCTTTACAAA ATTGCAAGCAAAGGAAGTCCAGATCAAGATCTGGGAGTAAGAAGAAGGTATTGCCATTGCCACACAGCGCTGAGGAAGTTTATATCCTGAGATGCAG GTTTTGTGGGCTTATCTTTCGAGGGCCTTTGTCTGTACAAGAAGATTGGATAAAGCACTTGCAGCGTCACATTGTCAATGCAAATCTGCCACGGACAGGAGCTGGTATGGTAGAAGTGGAGCCTATACTAAAGTCCCCCTCAATTACTGAAACAAACTTCTCTTTAATAATGACAGAGGCGGCTTCATAA
- the ZNF644 gene encoding zinc finger protein 644 isoform X1, whose amino-acid sequence MEESQISAESTDANERLKEDVNFNKVEDDLVFHNIQESPSSFQKSSSLPVPEELSRDRSEKALNNVQGSFLTHDGAATVSSENRILPKGTINGPVSHSSNQTSNLNADSISLSTEEPVEPQTSLCSTLKVVYDLQQPAKNTLQMSSQQVLFLLPDVAHAKKETHSIHKPPTSSSVGCKTSNGNSFRLDSTLVGLGDDACNDSDLLPKNELYNRTQDCSGGDGGGNTVAGIEENLSTERDSVNNEKSEEPEKNCVVKVEKKRKRKMDGSKITRCYSEDAYNDVNYISKKSKLLNLDMMEQSDEEHVIAPHKYELMKIKSESSMDESSIDHLPKEAIEAINHYMYSPVCDYSDEPSPVHVDPFFPGDVQSGDSQSPPTCASDQEPSFYPCTKCNVNFREKKHLHRHMMYHLDSNNHFRHLNVPRPYACKECGRTFRDRNSLLKHMIIHQERRQKLMEEIRELKELQDEGRSARLQCPQCVFGTNCPKTFVQHAKTHEKDKRYYCCEECNFMAVSENELECHRGIAHGAVVKCSVLNAEVPKRKYQKKTSKNSYYLSSKKPTTYICKMCPFTTYARNILKKHIQYAHSPSMDQFNGPVVIKQERFSDNEIVDSDTEAKEFVRQPHSFPKNSVLKQDMKRPYGSLGQSNTFTRLYRKQKIQKARKSAAQSFDCGPAISPNKSLLFSSNDQKHKYFLMKQKPTKMNHSYRYSQKWDGYKTLKKSNNLYPLNLKKEDDDSANSLDLVSKSPSFQDECLIMDPHNRHPGRLVGFKDRVAVKRVRKSDLERQVTEEDMDNYPDFLQKMTYVVLKKLDSSGKADYESWENSELCEYSTESQDDTYNSPPKKAVYPIFKDKSKANQLSEENLHFNDDDGFYFEYYDDLDGDDYLHDMSGIDAEDADSVLPRNSSIFHWSDLTLEKKSCPYCPATFETGVGLSNHVRGHLHRAGLTYEARHVVSAEQIATSDKMQHFKRTGTPTKRVRKVVEKSESPSEHTCALCGGWFDTKIGLSNHVRGHLKRLGKNKWDAHKSPICVLNEMLQNEEKYEQLLKVLNNRRTVHRSYTHHKSSSNNCSRSNAVHHEAHRNGLKHETLSGQMEEGLHLSECDEAGGHDEKDKPLSLIELLKLKKSGEERNEESFQKVNQTARKRFIQKCLHPLNEDCSLMCSSHRGVDFALQSGLSAKHKTCANCNTTFSSGVSLSNHMRAYSRKKSAGLLTGTGMPLQILDCKQRKSRSRSGSKKKVLPLPHSAEEVYILRCRFCGLIFRGPLSVQEDWIKHLQRHIVNANLPRTGAGMVEVEPILKSPSITETNFSLIMTEAAS is encoded by the exons ATGGAGGAGTCCCAGATAAGTGCTGAGAGTACTGATGCAAATGAACGCCTCAAAGAGGATGTCAATTTCAACAAAGTTGAAGATGACCTAGTATTTCATAATATACAAGAAAGTCCATCCTCTTTCCAGAAAAGTAGTTCATTGCCTGTGCCTGAAGAATTATCGAGAGACCGGTCTGAAAAAGCCTTAAACAATGTCCAGGGTTCGTTCTTAACACACGATGGTGCTGCCACTGTTTCTAGTGAAAATCGTATCTTACCTAAAGGAACTATTAATGGACCAGTTTCCCACTCCTCAAATCAGACTTCCAACCTGAATGCAGACAGTATTTCTTTATCCACAGAGGAACCTGTGGAACCGCAAACCAGTTTGTGTTCAACATTGAAGGTGGTTTATGATCTTCAGCAACCTGCAAAGAACACTTTACAGATGTCAAGTCAGCAAGTTTTATTCTTGCTACCTGATGTAGCACATGCCAAGAAAGAAACTCATTCCATACATAAACCTCCTACCTCCTCTTCTGTTGGGTGTAAAACATCTAATGGGAATAGTTTCAGATTGGATAGCACTTTAGTAGGGTTGGGAGATGATGCTTGTAATGACAGTGACCTGTTGCCCAAGAATGAGTTATATAATCGGACCCAAGATTGttctggtggtgatggtggtggtaatACTGTAGCAGGAATAGAAGAAAATTTGAGCACTGAGAGAGACTCAGTAAATAATGAAAAATCCGAAGAGCCCGAAAAGAACTGTGTTGTAAAAGTAGAGAAAAAGCGCAAACGGAAAATGGATGGTAGTAAGATAACTCGATGCTATTCGGAAGATGCTTATAATGATGTGAATTATATTTCCAAGAAATCTAAGCTATTAAATTTAGATATGATGGAGCAGAGTGATGAAGAGCACGTGATAGCGCCACACAAGTATGAACTGATGAAGATCAAGTCCGAATCTTCTATGGATGAATCTTCTATTGATCATCTTCCAAAAGAAGCTATAGAAGCGATCAATCATTATATGTATAGTCCAGTTTGTGACTATTCTGATGAGCCGTCTCCCGTTCACGTCGACCCATTCTTTCCTGGTGATGTGCAAAGTGGTGATTCTCAGTCACCGCCAACATGCGCTAGCGATCAAGAGCCATCGTTCTATCCCTGCACAAAGTGCAATGTGAATTTTAGGGAGAAGAAACACCTTCATAGGCATATGATGTATCATTTGGATAGTAATAATCACTTTCGCCACCTTAATGTTCCAAGGCCATATGCTTGTAAGGAGTGTGGTCGAACATTTAGAGATCGAAATTCACTTCTTAAACATATGATTATTCACCAGGAACGCCGCCAGAAACTGATGGAGGAGATCCGCGAATTGAAAGAGCTCCAAGATGAAGGTCGAAGCGCACGGTTACAATGTCCACAATGCGTGTTCGGAACCAACTGTCCAAAGACTTTTGTTCAGCATGCCAAAACCCACGAGAAAGACAAAAGATACTACTGTTGTGAAGAGTGCAACTTCATGGCCGTTTCTGAAAACGAATTGGAGTGTCATAGAGGTATTGCTCATGGGGCCGTGGTCAAATGTTCTGTTCTGAATGCAGAGGTCCCCAAAAGAAAATATCAGAAAAAAACATCGAAAAACTCTTATTACCTTTCGTCCAAAAAGCCTACAACCTACATTTGTAAGATGTGTCCATTTACCACGTATGCCCGTAACATTTTAAAGAAACACATTCAATATGCACATTCGCCATCTATGGACCAGTTTAATGGTCCTGTTGTTATTAAACAAGAACGTTTCTCAGATAATGAGATTGTAGATAGCGATACTGAGGCTAAGGAGTTTGTCAGACAGCCCCATTCTTTTCCAAAGAATTCTGTTTTGAAGCAGGATATGAAAAGACCATATGGCTCTCTTGGCCAGAGCAACACTTTTACCAGACTGTACAGAAAACAGAAAATACAAAAAGCTAGGAAAAGTGCTGCACAATCTTTTGACTGTGGTCCTGCAATTTCTCCAAATAAATCTTTGCTTTTCAGCAGTAATGACCAAAAACATAAGTATTTTCTGATGAAGCAAAAGCCTACAAAGATGAACCATTCTTACAGATACAGTCAGAAATGGGATGGCTATAAAACTTTAAAGAAATCCAACAATTTATACCCACTGAACTTAAAAAAGGAAGACGATGATTCTGCTAATTCTTTAGACTTGGTTTCTAAATCACCCAGCTTTCAAGATGAATGCTTGATCATGGATCCTCATAACCGCCATCCAGGTAGACTTGTTGGCTTCAAAGACCGGGTGGCGGTCAAAAGGGTACGCAAATCTGATCTTGAAAGGCAAGTCACTGAAGAAGATATGGATAATTACCCTGATTTCCTCCAGAAAATGACCTACGTTGTGCTGAAAAAACTCGACTCGTCTGGAAAAGCTGATTATGAATCATGGGAGAATAGCGAGCTTTGTGAGTATAGCACCGAGTCACAGGACGATACATACAACAGTCCACCAAAAAAGGCAGTTTACCCAATTTTTAAAGATAAATCTAAAGCTAATCAACTCAGTGAAGAAAATTTGCATTTTAATGATGATGATGGATTTTATTTTGAGTATTATGATGATCTGGATGGGGATGATTACTTACATGACATGTCTGGTATTGATGCAGAAGATGCAGACTCTGTATTGCCAAGAAATAGTTCTATATTCCACTGGAGTGACTTGACTCTCGAAAAGAAGTCATGTCCATATTGTCCTGCAACTTTTGAAACTGGGGTCGGGTTATCAAATCATGTTCGTGGACACTTGCATAGAGCTGGATTAACATACGAAGCTCGCCATGTGGTGTCAGCAGAACAGATAGCAACAAGTGATAAAATGCAGCACTTCAAGAGGACCGGAACACCAACGAAGCGCGTGAGAAAAG ttGTAGAGAAGTCCGAGAGTCCTTCTGAGCACACTTGTGCACTCTGTGGAGGATGGTTTGATACAAAAATTGGATTGTCAAATCATGTTCGAGGTCACCTGAAAAGACTAGGCAAAAATAAATGGGATGCACACAAATCACCCATCTGTGTCCTGAATGAAATGCTGCAAAATGAAGAAAAGTATGAGCAACTCCTGAAAGTTCTCAATAATAGGCGCACTGTTCACAGGTCTTATACCCATCACAAATCTTCCAGTAATAACTGTTCAAGGTCCAATGCTGTACATCATGAAGCACACCGTAATGGCCTCAAACATGAGACTTTGTCTGGGCAGATGGAGGAAGGTCTCCACCTAAGTGAATGTGATGAAGCCGGTGGCCATGATGAGAAGGATAAACCTCTTTCCTTAATCGAACTACTTAAATTGAAAAAGTCAGGTGAGGAGAGGAATGAGGAATCTTTTCAAAAAGTCAATCAAACCGCAAGGAAGAGGTTCATCCAAAAATGCCTTCATCCACTTAATGAAGACTGTTCTTTAATGTGCAGTTCCCACAGAGGCGTGGACTTTGCTTTACAGTCAG GATTGTCCGCAAAGCACAAGACATGTGCAAATTGCAATACGACCTTTTCAAGCGGAGTTAGCCTGTCtaaccatatgagggcttattcacGGAAGAAGAGTGCTGGACTGTTGACAGGAACAGGTATGCCTTTACAAA TATTAGATTGCAAGCAAAGGAAGTCCAGATCAAGATCTGGGAGTAAGAAGAAGGTATTGCCATTGCCACACAGCGCTGAGGAAGTTTATATCCTGAGATGCAG GTTTTGTGGGCTTATCTTTCGAGGGCCTTTGTCTGTACAAGAAGATTGGATAAAGCACTTGCAGCGTCACATTGTCAATGCAAATCTGCCACGGACAGGAGCTGGTATGGTAGAAGTGGAGCCTATACTAAAGTCCCCCTCAATTACTGAAACAAACTTCTCTTTAATAATGACAGAGGCGGCTTCATAA